The following coding sequences are from one Diabrotica virgifera virgifera chromosome 2, PGI_DIABVI_V3a window:
- the LOC114327317 gene encoding ribosome biogenesis protein NSA2 homolog, translating to MPQNEYIERHRKLYGRRLDYEERKRKKEAREPHKRAQVARSLRGIKAKIFNKERRNEKIQMKKKIKAHEEKKIKKTTEKVSEGALPVYLLDRDVQSRAKVLSNMIKQKRKEKAGKWDVPIPKVRAQADAEVLKVVKSGKTKRKAWKRMVTKVTFVGEGFTRKPPKFERFIRPMALRFKKAHVTHPELKATFCLPIIDVKKNPSSPMFTSLGVITKGTVIEVNISELGLVTQAGKVVWGKYAQVTNNPENDGCINAVLLV from the coding sequence ATGCCGCAGAACGAGTATATTGAGCGCCATCGCAAGTTGTATGGTCGCAGACTTGATTATgaagaaagaaaaagaaagaaggaGGCCAGAGAGCCCCACAAAAGAGCGCAAGTAGCCCGAAGCCTTCGCGGTATTAAAGCCAAGATCTTTAACAAAGAACGCAGAAATGAAAAGATTCAGATGAAAAAGAAAATCAAGGCTCATGAAGAGAAGAAAATCAAGAAAACAACAGAAAAGGTTTCGGAGGGTGCCTTGCCTGTTTATCTGTTGGATCGTGATGTACAATCTAGAGCTAAGGTTTTGTCTAATATGATTAAACAAAAACGTAAAGAAAAAGCTGGTAAATGGGATGTGCCAATTCCAAAAGTGAGAGCTCAAGCCGATGCTGAGGTGCTAAAAGTCGTCAAATCAGGAAAAACTAAAAGGAAAGCTTGGAAGAGAATGGTAACCAAAGTTACGTTTGTCGGAGAAGGATTCACGAGGAAGCCTCCGAAATTTGAAAGATTCATCAGACCAATGGCACTTAGATTCAAGAAGGCCCATGTCACCCATCCAGAACTTAAAGCAACCTTCTGTTTACCTATCATTGATGTCAAGAAGAATCCTAGTTCGCCGATGTTTACAAGTTTAGGTGTTATTACTAAGGGTACAGTTATCGAAGTCAATATTTCGGAATTGGGTTTGGTTACGCAAGCTGGTAAAGTAGTTTGGGGAAAATACGCCCAGGTTACCAATAATCCAGAAAATGATGGATGTATTAATGCTGTACTGTTagtttaa